In Mytilus trossulus isolate FHL-02 unplaced genomic scaffold, PNRI_Mtr1.1.1.hap1 h1tg000158l__unscaffolded, whole genome shotgun sequence, the sequence ATTGCACTTACATTCTTGATTAGCTCCATTTAATGACCAATCTGAAAATGTATCAGTGAAGTTGTTCCTGTTGGAAGTCAGCACCACTAGATGTTGGATATCTCTCCATGTTAGATTTGGACTGCAATTTCAATTTctgtttttctcaatttttgaaaaatttacttagtatacacaaaacaaacacacactTATCTATGTTCAATTTAATTAACTTTAAATATGTCGCTTCATGCAATCGAACAAGGACAAACAATGATTGTACTTGGGGCAAAACATAcatattgaaaatttacaacACATGCCACATCAAATCGTGAAAGAaggaactagaggctctaaagagcctgtgtcgctcaccttggtctatgtgcatatttaacaaaggacaaaaatgtattcatgacaaaattgtatttggtgatggtaatgtgtttgaagttcttactttactgaacgattttgcttcttacaataatatatataatgaactttgcccattagaaacagagaactatatttggtaaaaatttacaaaaatttaccaacttaatgaaaattgttaaaaattgactataaagggcaataactccttaaggggtcaattgaccatttaggtcatgttgacttatttgtagatcttactttgttgaacatgattgctgtttacagtttatcgctatctataatagtattcaagataaccaaaaacgtcaaaatttctttaaattaccaattggagggcagcaacccaacaaccagttgtccaattcatctgaaaattttagggcagatagatcttgacctgataaacatttttatcccatgtcagatttcctcaaaatgctttggtttttgagttataagccaaaaactgcattttacccctatgttctatttttagccgtgatCCCATCTTGGTTAAATGGCCatgtcatcggacacatttttcaaactagataccccaaagatgattgtggccaagtttgaattaatttggatcagtagtttcagaggagaggatttttgtaaaagataactttaatttacgaaaaatggttaaaaattgactataaagggcaataactcctaaacgggtcaactgaccattttgatcatgttgaattatttgtagatcttactttgctgaacattattgctgtttacagtttatctctatctataataatattcaagataataaccaaaaacagcaaaatttcatcaaaattaccaattcaggggcagcaaccaaacaaccgattgaccgattcatctgaaaattacaaggcagatagatcttgacctgataaacatttttacccagatttttatgtcagatttgctctaaatgctttggtttttgagttataagtcaaaaacttcattttacccctatgttctatttttagccgtggcggccatcttggttggttgaccgggtcacgccacacattttttaaactagataccccaatgatgattgtggccaagttcggtttgatttggcccagtagtttcagaggagaagatttttgtaaaagctaacgccggacgacgacggacgacggacgacagacgacggacgacggacgccggacgcaaagtgatgagaaaagctcacttggccctttcggccaggtgagctaaaaaaggaagACATGCCACagttaacaaacaaataagaaaaaatcgagcaaattataaaaaacagaACAAACCCTGTagtcttttttcatttaatttactATGGTAACTACTTTGAAATGACGAAGGGGAAGATACTacagaattagactatttaccttattcataaaaacatgagcaacacgacgagtgcaacatgtggagcaggatctgcttatcttCCTCTTgcccttccggaacacctgtGATAAACCCCAGTTGTTGGTGGGGTCATggtgcttagtctttagttttatatgctgtttcttgtgtacatttGTTTGTCTGCATATTTCCAATCTTCTGGTCTCTTTTGCCTCTCTTctttttgataataataatcaaCAATTCTATAGAGCTTATATTCGATAATAGAAGTGATGAAATTACTTTGCCTCAAGTTTGGAACTTACTTTACTTCAAGTTTGGAACTTACTTTGCTTCAAGTGTAGAACTTACTTTGCTTCAAGTGTAGAACTCACTTTGCTTCAAGTGTAGAACTAACTCTTCTTCAAGTGTAGAACTTACTTTGCTTCGAGTGTCATGGCAATGATTGCAGTTGCAATAGGTGCCGAAAAAGAAGTTCCCTGAATACCTGCGCTAGTACAACCTGACTTGATGGTGGTTGTTGtctgaaatatacaattcattACCATATCAAGTTTTTGTATAACATCGTAGATAAAACCATTTTCTATACTACCTATGGAAAAGACCTAATACATAACAGCTTTTATGTCATACAGGAGATCACAGATATcgcttttaaaaataagattattaCTAGAGAATTAGAGAATTAGAATTTATATGAATACTTTATAACCttaaattattacattggttgcaatgaattacattgatttcccaattaaataaaaaccgataatttcacatgtgaaataaacgtggttatttcactctctgacctcatacaacaataggcgttgtcaagacgtcgataacgtcgcatcaaaacaaattgtcaatGCGTAGGAAAAAGATAAtgttccttacattttctacattaatttcataaaaaaggccatttgccaatgtaataaaaaaaataaccaatcgccgtatttgaatataaaaaataagacaacttgtcACCGGACGCCGCTATAGATTAAACACGTGCTGCGCACTCGTTTAATCCATGCGTCGGTCGGTCACGCGTTGTCTTATTTGATTATATACATATCCGGggattagttatactataaataaatcaatgtttCACTTCACTTTTTGTCGattttaatatgtaaaataaagcaatattttgaaagttctctGCAACGTGTTCTGTCATCACCATACCCTATAAcattctgttttctgtttgcgTTCGTTAACAACATTTATATGGTACAGAATAAAGACACAAATGTCATCATTGCCAAATCATGTACCAAATATTTATCCATATAACTGCCACCATATGTTGCTGCTAATGCAGGCGCACACACTTCAgagtaaaatgcattttttccaATTTGTACACTCGTTATAGCTATTGTGTATATACTGTTCGCATAACCATCAGCATTACAATTATCATCCAATCCACCGTTACCTGCTGAAATAACGTAAATAGCACCCTTTCCGTTTCTtccctgaaataaaaataaaacatatgtgCGCataaaaaagcacaaaaaaagtTACATACCTTGATTCAATCAAAGACTATTATTACTATATTTCCCTTTGGGTTTTTTAAATGTCGAAGGTGATATTTCAGCGAAAACGgcaatcaaatctttttttagacagttttctttttctttttcacaatttaaattttaatcttttgtCTTTAACTACTATCATAAATCTTGAAAGAATTTGAGATTATACAAACACTGGTTTTACGTACTGTCGTTACTCCATCTTGAAGCGCTTTCTTAGCTAAATAACCAGGGCCTTCAAATCCACTACCATCGTGGGGTCCCCAGCTATTGGAATATATATCGACATTTGATATATAATGCTTAAAAGCAGTAGCCTCATCTGAatctactgtaatatttatattatcattgGTACCAAGCAACTGCACtcctgtaaaacaaataattttaaagtgatACAAAAATGTAGACGAAATACATTCCATTCGGAATTTAAGGTCCTAAAATGCCTTTCAACTTCGTACCTTCGGTTTTTGATAGCGTAAGttatgctttttaatttttctattgtgaGCTTCACGTATGAGTCTCGTGTGGACAAATTGTGCGCCTCACTTGAAACATACAAGTCTTCTGACCATTTAATTGCAAATTGTTATTCTTTTAGAATTTTCTTCGCTTTATTTATAGCTTTTTTTCTCTTCATCGTATTAACGTTTAATGTCCTTTGACTATCTTCCTCTTCTTTTTTGTTACGTTTGTTAATAGATTGGTTACGTGTGTGTGTCTTTTATGctgctttaattttgttgttagATATTGATTTCTCATTTAAGACTGTATTTGTTTAAGGTACATTTGTaagtttatacaatattttatgtgaCTCACCTACGATGGTGGAATTATAGGCTATGCCTGGAATACATATATTGTTGTCCTTGACGGCTGCAATTAATCCAGTAACTTTTGTACCGTGGCTGAAATCAActattacatattaaaaaatgttcatgCATAAAGTCGTCagttatacaaataaatgtatttgaaaaatttacattCGTTATAAagtatcttttttaaagagaaaTAATGTTATCAATTGGTGAATAATTTACTGTTGTAGTGGGGATgttctttatttaattaaacTTGGTATGCATTCCGAACTCGTTAAACTGCATCTGAAAATCGAGATAATGTAATGATATAATAATCATATAGAATCGTCGAAGTAATTGTTTCCATAGAAATCAATGTGTTGATATGTAGAGTAAATAAATTCGTCAAATGGTCAAGTAAGCATAACTAGTCGGTATCGGGATTTCTCATTGTAAAAAACTGTATGGTTGCctataatttctttaaataccTCATTTGAACTCTGAGTATGAAtctttcatttgatttaatacctcatcttccttttttttttttgatttcaaGAACGATGTGTCATGTCATTTcttctgttattttttatatcgttTATTCTTATCTGCTTAGATTTCTGTTCCTATTTTCTGTCTTCAGATTAACATTATCTTAAATCAGTTTCCTTCTTTCCTGTTAAAGATTGATgttggttattttttattttttttatcttcagaTGTACATTCGGTTCGAATTATTTTCTCCACTCCTGTAATCAGGTCTATGTTAAATTTAACTATATATGCTTCAATTGTTTTCCTGTCTTGTGATCATGAAATATCATTTATTGTGTGATGTTTGTCACTACCGTCGCtatgataatagttatcaaaagtaccaggattataattttatacgccagacgcgcgtttcgtctacataagactcatcagtgacgctcagatcaaaatagttaaaaagccaaacaaatacaaagttgaagagcatttataaaactaacggtaccaattttcttgcaccagatgcgcaattagacaatacatgtctcttcagtgatgctcgtggcaaaaatatttgaaatacaaagcttatataaagatgaagagctataatccaaaaggtccaaaaagtatataaTTGGTCAAGAAGAAAATACTGCACtaaatagaataaaacaatcttgtcaggaatattacatttctatttcattcggtttttgttattgtgtttgagctttagattttgatttttgataaatgattcGCCAATTTAAATATTGCTTGGTGTTTATGATTTCTGATATTCTAACGTGAAATAACTGAAGTATGTTGACAATGTTTGGCTCTTCGTCATATTCAGTAGGATTTAAGACAGTTAATAAAAaactgaatttgttttaataacatttcTATGAAATAAAGCGAAAAATCCTAAATGAATagcaaaagttgaaaaaaagcTAAATGTGTAACGAAGGTGGACGTTTTagcaaaaataatgaaacaagCAGGCAGAATGTTGGGCTCTACATATCTTGGTTTCTGTttggttgttggttttttttttttaggttgggttctgattttttgttttaataattgtaaaaaaaaagttaaatcacaaaaatattgaaaatttaaaaaggaaagtccctaatcaaatggcaaaatcgaaaGCTCAAAAACGTCAAACGAATGAAAAAAGGCGTTCATATTACTGACTTAgaacaaacattttattatgtagaaaatggtgaattgaacctAAAAAGCATTcagtaaatatgtattttatgttattttcttatttactcGTCTTTATCTGACTTTGGTTTGGGATCTTTGGCTCCATCACGAAAACTAGTACCATGTTCTACATcctaaaacatcaaaataaataaatgcttatatatattagaccgttggttttcccgtttgaatgcttttacactagtaatttttggggtcctttatagcttttgTTCTGTGagagccaaggcttcgtgttatttggatggagagttgtctcattagcactcacaccacattttcttatatctatttacatgtttacatctttataaatatgttatgaCTGCTAATGGAGGTTTTACTTTGTATATCAGTACATGAATCATTTACTTTTCTTTCAATATTCGTTCTAAAACAGTACAATATAGATATTTACAACTGTCACAAATGATTTTCACAAGATTAACGAACCTATCGAGGGAATAGTAAAAAATGATTGAactaaaaaagtataaaaaaagtaaaatcacaaaaatactgaacttagaggaaaatcaattcggaaagtccataatcacatggcaaaatcaaataacaaaacgcattaaaaacgaatggacaagaactgtcatattcctgacttggtacaggcattttcaaatgtagaaaatggtggattaaacctggttctatagcgctaaccctctcactttataaattccgttatatttacattgatgcgttaaataaacagacacaataaatataatagtcaaaatatgggtacatcagtcatcatcgtataacaattttaaaaggaaaaattaaacagaacacaaaaacatctactatctacgaacacattcattaatttgagtgtctgacgtcagaaaattttatacgtcacataaatgtgtcgttcaatgtgcatacaaacactTATAATAAAAAGCATACAAAATTCGTTTTTGTAGAATACATACGACGTTTGGAGAGATATCTGGATGGTCTGTCTGAAGTCCATCATCAACCACAGCAATGATCACCCCTTTGCCGGAGTAGCCAGCATTCCATGCTTCGGATACTTTGAGTGATGGAGAAACATCATCATTCTGAAATTGGtactcttgaactgaattttaatgtgcgtattgttatgcatttacttttctacattggttagaggtatagggggagggttgagatctcacaaacatgtttaaccccgccgcatttttgcgcctgtcccaagtcaggagcctttggcctttgttagtcttgtattattttaattttagtttcttgtgtacaatttggaaattagtatggcgttcattatcactgaactagtatatatttgtttagggccagctgaagaacgcctccgggtgcgggaatttctcgctacattgaagacctgttggtgaccttctgctgttgtttttttatttggtcgggttgttgtctctttggcacattccccattttcattctcaattttactgttactttaaatttcatagaaagaaatattaacaaaaataccgaactcaatgtatactcaaaaaaaaaaaggaagtcCATTAAACCCGGAAAATCAAAAGTTAGATAATACAATCAATGAAATGGACAACTAGATGCATATAACCGAGCCACGTCAAGAGCCATGCAATCAGAAGGAACAAAATAGCACAATGACAAATAGAGTGAAAACTTTAAAGAAATGACAAGAAACACAACTTCACCACCTAAAATAATTAACTCAAGACTATCATGAGATATGTTTTAAGTAAACAAAAGCGAGGCGCAATTTACCAAAGAGAAATTCAAACGCATGAGTCGAAAATAACCttacaacgcaatggctaaaaagaaagacaaacaacagtacacaaagcacaacatagaaaaaaacgtgggtgatatcaggtgctccggaaggttacaatcctactccacatgtggcacccaccTTGTTTCCTTCATAAGATGTTAATGTTACAATGAGGTTACTGAACAAAGGTAAGTGGTAAAATTGAAGTTGACTAAGGATGTGTTCCAATTGCTGTAACTACAATCTCTTTTAATCAAATGTCAATTTCTCTCCGACTttgaatgtcctttttttcAGACCTAAAGAGCATTGGTTAATTTCAATCATCGtacttgaaaaagaaaataaatcttttcTTATGACGTTTTAACCAAAAACAACGTTTGACGGgtgcttttaaaaatattagcCCGATTGCATTCGATTCAAGcacatttcaaaatgttaacTGCTTGTATTTCAAATGGAGCCCAACGCAATAATGTCAATACCAACAACCAACCGTCATAAGATGAATTACTTACCAAGTACCACAGATTAGGCCATTCTGGATCTACTGTCCTTGTTATTCTCGTTTGCATTTTTTCTTGTGCTACCCATGATAtctataattgatataaaataatatatgaaatgaaaataactttgTGTTTAGATGTAAAAATAGTTTTCAATAAGGACACACagataataacaattttttttcgacTACAGAGTCGCATAAAGTTATGTGTGGCAACGATCCTAATTTTGCTAAACAATAACATGCAGACAAGCGTGTTGAAGCTCCAAATTATTAAAGTGTTGATATTAACgttatataatattgtattgtaataaCAAGGTTATATATTCGAGTAggttttcatttcttttatcaGAAACTACAACAGAAAACCATTGAAGTTATGAGCGGAATGATACACAATAAACACAAAACCTAAAACACATTAGTCAGTGGTGTGATGCAAGACATCAGTATTAGGGAAATTTAAATATGGGAAGGAAACGTCGGttgaatgtatatattattgattttgaGAAGATTTTTAGAATTCGATTATTctattaaaattatatcataGTTGTTTCccttcttttattattattcgtaATGTATGTCACTGTACTTATCATACTGCTACTGCAGGATATCAAAACTACAAATTGGTTTAATCTTGAAACTTTAAATTTGTTCCTGTAcactttctttttataaacTACTGTTAGGAACTGAACATTTTGATACCACATAAAGAATAAAATGACAGGTCACTTATGCTTAACACAGATACCGGTACACAAGATAAATTAAATAagcattttcaattaaaatgtttgtgCAATTGTAATTATGTTAACATCTGATTTACGCCACCTATAAACTGCTTCTGTTATAGTGATCTATAATTTATTGTTGTGTACTACCAAAGGCTAAATATTCAAGTGGGTTTCATTTCTTGTGTCTCCTTGTAGACAAAACAGACAACCATATTGTGATTATATTTATCATACACGTTTGCAAACTTCTCAAGTTTCTTATCTTAATTACCCCTCGTTTTCGTCTAAGAATTCTAACATTCGGGTCTTCGTTCAAAGAGCTTATCTTTTCTTCAGAATTTGTCTGTCGTATTTTGGCTTTGATATATCTGGTTTCACCTATCCACAACTAATTAAAaagatttccaaaaaaaaaaatagcattagGATGTAG encodes:
- the LOC134700562 gene encoding neuroendocrine convertase 2-like, with protein sequence MKNIFIVFLLFDIPMCVHLIEVGVFSNRVVLTSTREDDPDKWFDKENQQFKYIGKLWIGETRYIKAKIRQTNSEEKISSLNEDPNVRILRRKRGISWVAQEKMQTRITRTVDPEWPNLWYLNDDVSPSLKVSEAWNAGYSGKGVIIAVVDDGLQTDHPDISPNVDVEHGTSFRDGAKDPKPKSDKDDHGTKVTGLIAAVKDNNICIPGIAYNSTIVGVQLLGTNDNINITVDSDEATAFKHYISNVDIYSNSWGPHDGSGFEGPGYLAKKALQDGVTTGRNGKGAIYVISAGNGGLDDNCNADGYANSIYTIAITSVQIGKNAFYSEVCAPALAATYGGSYMDKYLTTTTIKSGCTSAGIQGTSFSAPIATAIIAMTLEANPNLTWRDIQHLVVLTSNRNNFTDTFSDWSLNGANQEFSQVLGFGLMNAETMVSVGSKWKSVPQHQTCASRTKLSHMYVECKKCYIRLDRWSLRFYGTTTDPWQTAIYREVLVVETSAYQSLDINNPSSDEFKDVKAGLQRFWSTNIETSFYSIAINTLAPAEKGSIIVDQKVYTNENSVGLLIKACYDLVNNAESLRFGRISSLKVSVANITNYELPNNTVEITNLTVTNELCSIYTTLSPCSSKLKCKVLNGKPSCVSKSSVSTVNKGAIIGGVLGGIATTIALAGAFYLHWKQRRE